One segment of Ziziphus jujuba cultivar Dongzao chromosome 12, ASM3175591v1 DNA contains the following:
- the LOC132800229 gene encoding uncharacterized protein LOC132800229 → MHSHSPSSSVRPSSPVAPSFGEQAEEFDAPIDGSNGRKEDDDCTTPFEPIVPGGPYVEDSWALVPYRPLHFGWDIGASADSPHHDQSAEIEVEDRKHNVGDTSRFGRVYYQSHHVISPYTDPCKKKVKFNLTRPIDASKERAFDEWYRVAPKEATVCTSYMTVGKEFFAELLTDEGWLNSDHIDTILYFIRKRRFDNEKMFTNTCAILDVLFWSSIKGRYPIWRASHSTYSCDATLCNYVHGRSPKPSVSWRICDYVYIPVNNGGAHWLAACVDLKARHIDLYDPNMGNKYVQNRELKNAECLTYMLPYLLRDKGYYGKNPDVYPCI, encoded by the exons ATGCatagccattcaccgtcatcttcggttagaccatcatcccctgtggcaccgtcttttggagagcaagctgaagaatttgatgcacccatagacggttccaatggtaggaaggaggatgatgattgtactacaccgtttgagcctatcgtacctggaggaccctatgtggaggattcctgggctttggtgccatatcggcctttgcatttcgggtgggatatcggtgcttcagctgacagtccacatcatgaccaatcagctgagattgaggtggaagatcggaagcataacgttggtgatacaagccgattcggtcgagtttactaccagtcacatcacgtcatctctccttacaccgacccgtgtaaaaagaaggtcaaatttaatcttactcgacctattgatgcatcaaaggagagggcgttcgatgagtggtatagggtggcaccgaaggaagcaaccgtgtgtacatcttatatgacggtgggaaaggaattttttgctgagctactgaccgatgaaggatggttgaattccgat catattgacactattttgtatttcatacgaaaaagacggtttgataatgagaagatgttcaccaacacctgtgccatattagacgtgttattttgg tcatccatcaaagggcgttatcccatatggagggcatctcatagcacatattcatgtgatgcgaccctttgtaactatgtgcatgggaggtcacccaaacctagcgtgtcgtggcggatatgtgattat gtgtacatccctgtcaacaatggaggcgcgcattggttggcagcatgtgtggacttgaaggcccggcatattgatttatacgatccaaatatgggaaataaatatgtccagaatagagagttgaagaatgcggaatgccttacgtatatgctgccttacctattgagggataaGGGATATTACGGGAAGAATCCGGACGT